A region of the Vigna unguiculata cultivar IT97K-499-35 chromosome 9, ASM411807v1, whole genome shotgun sequence genome:
AAAAAGGACAATCAAAGTAATACAAAATATTCCCAACAAACAAAAGAGGAGAAAGGCAATGGAATAGGAAGAAGCACAAATTTGATGAAGAACAAAAATTTATGAGATGGATGAAGATCAAAAGAACAAGAAACTGCTAAGACAATTTTATACAAAACATctcaaaataattgttaatgtttaaaaaatcaataaaaattaccATGAAGactaaaatagaaataataaatatttacatatctttatatataactacatatgtataaacttttttttataatatttttactttttaaaaggTTAGTAATAAATAACACATGTAACTTCAAATTGTATTacatcaaaaaatataaataattttttactttattcattctcttaaaataattaatttaaaacttatactaattattttaattaattatttcaaattattttttgacaactttaatttttaatctttttatttttcctcccggatttagaaaaataaaaaacaaaaaaaaaattatgtatctatctagaaaataatattgaaataaatgtactttaaaaataacattacattagatctatttaattaatttttgttttaaaaaaaaaagattattacAAAAATCTGAGAAATTTACttaacttaaatataataatttactcCAACAAGCTTAATGTTGAAGTAGGCATGTGGGTAACTTGTAAATTTCACTTTTATATTCTATTCCTACACAAAAGAAACTCAATGTTGAGCTGGCGTTTCATCACTGGCTGTTAGATCGCAGAGTATCGAGCTTTGTGCACACGCACAAGTGGAATTCCTTTTATACCCTTGCAAGTTGTAACTTATAAAAACACCACTAGGGTTGCATCTTCACTCTCTTGGAATTACTCAATATTTTAAGCACGCGATCTAGGATAAAAGAGTCTCTCTATCACACTTTTTATTCTTCTCTTTCTGTCTCTCTCAgcactctctctctttctctctcttccccCTTTCAGGTTTCAACTCTGAAGCTATCCATGGCCAATCGCTGGCTCAGACCCGAGGTGCTTTTTCATCCATCATGGGGCGATTTTTATTCCACCATTTTAGTTGTAGGGTTTCACCgattttgatgtttgttttcaGGTGTATCCGCTGTTCGCCGCTGTTGGTGCTGCTATTGGGATCTGTGGGTTTCAACTGGTTCGTAATATCTGCATCAACCCTGAAGTCAGGTCTATctcaatttatttcttttcttttagttCTAGGTTTTTGGTCTTTCAGTTTaggataaattataattttgtccAGATATGCGATATGCGATTTGGTCCTCctatttttagtttcattttttttttgcggTTTTAGTTTcagatttttaattttggttaaatgCTCAATTTTGCTGatgttttatatgttttgttttagaCCGATTAAATCCTTGGCCTGATATAAAATTGTGGTCTTGATTGGATACGTGGACTTAAATCGGAGAAAACGATAAAACCAAAATCATGGACTGGGatttgaaattattgaatttgatcTTATGTAGTTAGGGTTTTTTCTAGTTTGGATGGGATTGTCTGAATTATATGTATTTGAGATCGTTTGTGAActgtttagtttttaaaatattataaattgttatGCTTATAGTTTGAAGGGttttcaaatatcattttccttaaaaataaaaccttAAAAATAAAAGGGTGAAGGAAAGGTGGAAAACAGAACTGGAGGGAAGGTGATGattatagataaaaattattCCTTTGACTAGTCTTGTcaaaaacaaattgaagaaTCAGTATGATTGTTGACTTGATTCATTCAGTGTAGAATGTTTGGGAAATaagtactttttttaattatgttttaaatagttGATATGCAATTTGATCCTTGAAAGTGTCACTATATGTCTTTTGTCTTTGTAAGTAGTGGTATATACAATTTAGTCCCGGATTACTCAATCTTGGTGTGGCCTTCTCAGAGACTAATTAGTGCTCTAAAGTGTAAATATGTGCATATTGCTCTGTGAATGTATTAATTTTGCTTACACTGTATTCACATTGTGGTAATATATTTGTGATTAAAGGAGTCAAAGGACTAAATGTGATTTTAGGACTTAATTTTGCACATGTAACACCTGGACAATTTTGGGACAGACTAAATACGGTATCATTTCAAAGATCAAACTgcatattaactatttttaaagtAAGTGGGATCAATCCCAATGGAAGCTTCAGGGAACAGCCTCTATTGGAATAGTGGattaatttttatcatgcaCTGAATCATTCATCATCATAATAGTTTTTCCTGTTGTTAGTTAGTGTTTCACTTATTAAAGGAAAATAATGGATGGTTGTTTTGTTCTTGTCATGTATTTAGGGTGAACAAGGAGGGAAGGAAGGCCGGAGTGTTGGAGAACTTTGCTGAGGGAGAGAAGTATACCGAGCATTTCCTAAGGAAGTATGTACGCAACAGATCTCCAGAGATTATGCCCTCCCTCAACAACTTCTTTGCTGACCCAAGTCGCAACTAAGTTGCTTTGAATAAACAAAGTTTGATGTGAGATGTGAATTCTATTATGTTAAAGACAGTTTTTTAATCGTGCATTAGACAAAAAAATGTGATTACTTTCTCTGGCCGTACAGTGAGTTTGCTGTGCTTGAGAATAATGATATTGGTTTCGATGCATTAATGATTGCTGTCCTTTTATTGCCATAAtggtgtctaacttttgctgcTGAAGTCTGGGGCGAAACtggttttgaaaataaaatagggCGTAGTATTCCTCTTTCCTAGGCAGATAACATGGGAGCAACAAATAGCTCTTGTTGAAAGGGTTTGCATCCACACCCCCAGACTCGTGGGTTgagtttatgtttttctttgcaTTGTATCTTCATAATCCTGATTGCTTTTCTTATTGAATCAGCATGTGcagatttaaaatattaattgtgaACCTATTATATgatcaaattgagatttcaGTCAAGGCGTAGAGAATTGAATGTTCGGACAAAGTGTTTATCGGAGTATCTGCTGTTGAAGAATATTAGTTTCTAGCAATGCTTGATTGGAATAAGGTTTGAGTTTCTGCTTTCAAAATCAATACGGTAGTTGTGTCCATTATTCTCAAAACATTTAAGTTCCTCCtagattaaaattttcaaaataaaagttcACATCTTTTTAAGAGAAATCAAAcgtacatatacatacatacacacaacATATATGTCTATCACAACCCAAAAACGAAAGAAAAGGCTTTCTCTGACACTTTTACGTCTATCATTGCTAAGAAGCTCCTTTTAAAATATCTTCTGCATTCGTGTAATAAATTTAGTCAAACACAAACCATATAATAGGATAAGTTGGATTTTTTATAAGATAGAATAattgtaattaacataatttatgcaaaaacatattttgtaaGTTCATAAAAAACCAGTGACTATACACACACTAGTCCATGTGGATGCATCTCATCATAACCATTTAAATTCACATCAAGATTCATGCATGTGGTTGCATCTCATCATAACTATTTAAATTCACATGCCTAAACATTATTATGCATCCAATAGATTTAAAGATTTTGCACTTGTTGTATTATTGTATCGATTATCAACGTAGTGTTACTTTCCAAAACTTAGTACTTCTTATGTGAAAAGACAAATCTCTTACCCGTGAGATATAATTCTTGTTCGCACTCCACTCCAAGTTTAGAAAAATTCATCAACTCTTATTACCTAATGTCTTCTTCTTTACAAATATAACATTAGTAGAATCAATAgaatttattatcaaataatcATTCAATGTATAACCTATCACCTTTAAACATAGTATTTTCTCCTTagaaataattacttttacatTATATAAATACCACATCAATATACTCTAATAGATTGGATATCACTCGTCGACTCTACTCAGCTGCTCATACACCAATAGTAAGTTGTGGCCAAAGCCCTAACTCTATTTGGCCACATACACACTCATACAATAGATTATGGTTAATCACTCTAATTCTACTCGGTCACACACATATACACACATAGAgtagattatagctcaataccCATACTCTACTTCGTCACACATACACTTACACAAAAATTAGTAGATTATGACTTAATACATTGGCTCTACTCGGCCTCACACATCATAAATcatacacatttttaaaagcctaaaaaagaataaagtttTCTCACCCAAAATATTTCCCTTTTGCTTAGCAAAAATGTAAGCTTGTCTAGTGAGACAAAACTAaggatttttaaaaatcaaggCTTGTTCAACGAGCGTCCACACTTGCCTAGCGAGTTACCTTTGGAGGTATACTTGTCTAGTGAATTCTAACTCACTCAATAACTAATTTGACTCAATTGTTATCTTAATTCAATTCACTACTTGTACAATTGAAATATGTTTCATAGGTATCAAATCACTCTCCACATTTTAAGATTCAACATCAAAATCCACTTTAACAATTCAACTCaatattcaatatcaattatataCCAAAATTTCTCAAACAGCTCATCTCAATTATAGTAATCACAACAGTTCTATACCATATCAACCAGcacaaaagaaattataagaatttaaaCCAACTTCTTTTATCTGAACTAAGTCTCTTGAGTCTAATGGAGCTCAAgatcttctatttttattggATAATATACTTGTACATAGAAAACTCATAACAATGATATCAACATATCTTAACAATTTTGGACAAGAAAAGATTCATCTTTGTGTTTATCATAAAGATTTATGACTGAAAACTCATATCAAAGATTTATCCATATAATTAAAATGTCTATTGATAAccattattgttatattgtgaCAATTAATTTGCCATTCAAATTGCTTCTAATAAGATCTTTCGCGAACATATCAAGCACATTGAGATTGATATTCACATTATTTATACAAAAGTTGTACATGGCTTCCTTAAGCTTATTCTCATCTCATCCTTGCTACATATTGTTGATACACCAAGCCCTTACCTCCTGCCTTGTAAAAAGTTCATCTCTCCAAATTGGAAATGAAAAACATTTATTCCCAGCTTGAAGGTAGCTAAAAGCATTGCTCTTCTTCTTTGCTTCTGCATTGCCCTTAGTATTTTGTCATATGGTCAATGCTCTTCTGCTTCTGTTTTTCTTTGGATATATATATTCTTGTATCAAATACTCTTAGAGTGTTGACCaattatattcttttctttcttttaataaagAAGTTTTCTCTATCCTTTTCTTTGTATCTTCTTTCTCTCCTTCCTCTGGGtgcatctttttttattttcttgcttttttCCTTTATTGGGCTCTACAACTTTTCATCATGGACTAATAGAATTCTAATACTTATTGTacacattttaattataatatattttgtgcagttgaaatatttatttatttgttatacgtttaaattgtatataattattattaatacttataatggacaaactaaaatattagtAAGAAAATAACTACAAAATCATTGAGTTATGTTTGAATGGTTGGAATTCAAGATAGATACACATAAGTTCATGTTCCTTTCATTTAAATTGAGATGTGAAGATGAGTTTCAACCCGTGAGTCAACctgactcaccacgggttcgaacTAGGTTGAATTGAGAAAAATTCAGTTTTCTCAAAAGTGTGTTGAACTCAACCCAACTCACTTAACCCATGGGTTAAACAGGTTTGAGctgggttgaaggtgggttgacccacttaactcaccaatatttttttacaattttttttaataattatttaccactcctaattatataggttcaaattttatatttttaaatgctagaatgttgttcaatactatttgaattgtttgaatgttcaattaatttaattgtcaagttataaacaaaattttctaattagcatgacaaaaatgtatagtttttttttatttatatcttgttgaataacatgataaaaaatgtgtaatattaatcatattttcttggactatatgaacactttcttggaaacaattcatcatatattggtggtgaacatgatgaagacattgattattgattttattatgattgtcatctcgtggtttacttaataaattatttaaatatttgaatacttaaaaataaatacataaataatgttttttatatggattggtgagccaaccaacttaatccaccaacccgtggtgggttgagatGAGTTGCAAAATTTTTGACTCACCATAAAGTGAATCGAGTTGGATTCAGTCATTTTCAACTCAGCTCGTTGTGAACCAACCCGTGTGAGTCGGGTTAGCTCACTTTTGACATGTCTACATTTATACCGATACATGTTGATACTTATATACATGACAACATGGTAAAAGTTTTTATATAAGGATACGTATGCATTGTTTGTGTATAAGTAGTGAATAGATTGAGTAATGAAGATcaataaatagtattttataagtttactGAGTCAAAAATCCCGTTGGTCATGAATGAGTAGAGTAGTTCAAGGCACTCTTGTAAACGACGTGAACTTTAAGACAAAGAGCTTCAACTTGATGAGCGTGACCATGACCATCGTTTGGAACGAAAATTTGgaaatatttctcattctccAATAAACTCACACTGGAATTGTCATCTGTTGTTTCAGAAATGAACTTGGTGGTGTCATGTACAGAGTTCAAAAGAAGATGGAGAAAGCCCACATAAAATGATGCTATATATTGTAGAATGTTTTGAGTAAGAAAAATACAACTGCAGCAGCAAGGAGGGGAGAGGGAGGGGAGGAGTGATGAGAAGGTTGGGTAGCAGCCACGGACGGGAACAATAAGGAAGGGTGGGGAGGAggagagaataaaaataacacaaatagTCCACACGTGCCAACACTGTTCGTTATATATGTCATATagtttgttaaataaaaaaaagttaattttagaTAAGAGTTGTCAAAACGGATAATTCGGTCTGACCCAACCCACTACGGATTGGCCACTTAGTAAGCCAATTCAATCCAGTTTACTTATTAGTGAGCCAACAAAATTCAAACCCGACATGGCCAACCACAAGTTGGTaggttaaacgggttgactTGCGGGatcacttaattaattttttttttcgtataaaaaaaataaattataattatgattaaaatataaataaatttcaataaaatctAAATACAATCTAAAAggatgttaaactccaaatacaaaccaaaatcataaaaatacaaattaccaatgtgttggttaaaaaaaaaaatctaacctTACCTAGATGCAAAAcccaatataataaaaaacacttatgTGACCCTTCATTTGCGAGTCGTTGAGCCAATCTGGCTTATCACGGGTTCAACTCGGGTGAGCTGGATTCTAGATAAACCAGGTCAAAAATTAACTCATGGTAGACCGAATTGGCTCGTGAGTTTCAACTAGGAATGGCAGCAGGTCGGGTCAGGCACGGATAGTGTCTACCCGCAACCCGACCTACCAAAAACATATCCACCCGCTACCCGCCaggtatccgcttaaaaaatatccgtggatatttttaaaactcgcgggtacccatggatacccgatactcacaaatatttaaaaaatatatatattttataatttttttaatttaaaattataaaaataaaatataattaaattaaattttaattataattaaatttgacataataaaatatactgttaatgttaattttaattaaattcaacttaataaaatataaattaaattttaattttaattttttgcggataacgggtacccgcgagtacggatagtatgatacccgcaTCCGACCcatttataagcgggtattaaaatacccgctacccgctaTTCGCGAGTAATAAATACCCGCAGGTACTAACTACCCGTCATGAATTTTATCCACAGATATCCGCAGACACgattatttttgtcatccctagtcTAAACATATTCTAAGAGCTTTACGTTAGATGATTATGATTAAATTCATGCTTTTATAATGTATAGGAactaatattaacaaaaaaactaatattaataacattattagtaTATTAATAAATGAGTTAATAAATTAgtgatttaataaatataaatgagtaTATACTAACTTATCTTATGAATCGGtcaatttatatttgttgttgaattaatactaataaaattcataaatatttttacgtaaataaaaataaaacaataaattattattttattattaataattttatataagtgtatattatattaataattaataatatcataaatttatcTACAAATATGAATCGAGAATAatgtatttcttaaaataagtgaattttgataattttattgtcctaattaatttttacattacTACTAATTTTTTGTCTAAACATCTcataaaacatattatatatatatatatatatatatatatatatatatatatatatatatatataatcacataCATCACAATTATCAAAGTCAAGAGATCGCTCGGTTCATTTTTATGCTACACTTCATCAACAAATCCAAATACAATAGACAATTGAGTTGATAACTTGTTCTTGATGTTATCAAATAAATGTCACTCCTCTGATGTACTCTTGTAAAgagaataaacaaaaataaagtaaaataggATTAAGCAAACCTATTTGTCTACCAATAAATCTGATTCAAGAACTTTCCTTAAAACATAACTTATAAGTTTGCATAATTTTtagaagtataaaaataaaaaaggggttttaaaacaataaaagaataaagaataaaatcaaatataaaagaataggTTGGTTCCCTATCTCTTTCATAGTTGAATTATTCATTGGTTGTCGTATAATTATCAttcatttaatttgtaataatgatttcaaataaaaaaaataacatcaataCTTTAAACTCTTACTTTTTCTAATGTCTACAAATGAGACTCTAAGACTCTATTTAGACTTCACATGTTTCAACATCTAAA
Encoded here:
- the LOC114164105 gene encoding uncharacterized protein LOC114164105, translating into MANRWLRPEVYPLFAAVGAAIGICGFQLVRNICINPEVRVNKEGRKAGVLENFAEGEKYTEHFLRKYVRNRSPEIMPSLNNFFADPSRN